A part of Thermococcus sp. SY098 genomic DNA contains:
- a CDS encoding sugar ABC transporter permease, which yields MGRRINRDFFILMTPAFILLFIFIIYPILNTFYLGFTKWDGFTNPQFVGLENYKTMMNDPLFWTSVKNNFFIFIIFLPLVTLLGLGFALLLHNKAVVGRNVLRGLVMLGMVMPLTVVGIVWMLLLDPYSGIVNKIIEIFGGQPRAWIQDPSTAIYFIIIGSLWAWQGFTTTVFLAGLEGLDVEVLEASVIDGANPWQRFRYVILPLLKPALIVVVTMSSIYILKVFDLIYVLSGGESIPMYLSVLAYMIYYEIFYMLKWGYAAAIATLLTVAVFLFSIGMLKRMIEERGVEA from the coding sequence ATGGGCAGAAGGATCAACAGGGACTTCTTTATCCTAATGACGCCCGCCTTTATTTTGCTTTTTATTTTTATCATATACCCAATCCTAAACACGTTCTACTTAGGATTTACAAAATGGGATGGATTCACGAATCCCCAATTTGTCGGGCTTGAGAATTATAAAACCATGATGAATGATCCCCTCTTTTGGACTTCTGTAAAAAACAATTTCTTCATATTCATAATATTCCTACCTTTGGTAACCTTGCTTGGGCTTGGTTTTGCGCTCTTACTCCACAACAAGGCTGTGGTTGGAAGAAATGTTTTGAGAGGACTTGTAATGCTTGGTATGGTCATGCCGCTAACCGTTGTTGGTATTGTTTGGATGCTCCTCCTTGATCCATATTCAGGCATTGTGAACAAAATCATTGAAATATTTGGGGGACAACCAAGAGCGTGGATACAAGACCCCTCCACGGCGATATACTTCATCATAATTGGTTCACTGTGGGCGTGGCAAGGTTTTACAACGACGGTGTTTTTAGCTGGTCTTGAGGGACTTGATGTTGAAGTTCTCGAAGCATCTGTAATTGACGGTGCAAATCCCTGGCAACGCTTTAGGTATGTTATATTACCACTTCTGAAACCGGCTTTAATCGTAGTTGTAACGATGAGCTCAATTTATATTCTGAAGGTATTCGATCTCATATATGTCCTTTCTGGAGGAGAGTCCATACCAATGTACCTCTCAGTCTTGGCATATATGATATACTACGAAATCTTCTACATGCTCAAGTGGGGCTATGCAGCTGCAATAGCTACTCTACTTACCGTTGCAGTTTTCCTGTTTTCAATAGGAATGCTGAAGAGGATGATCGAAGAGAGGGGTGTTGAAGCATGA
- a CDS encoding ABC transporter substrate-binding protein, translating to MKRGVRKFALLLSLFLLSAIVAGCISQKEATTPTSPSPTSSPTSPTQTQQKTVEVIVYGQWGGVEGQNFQNALKQYEKEHPNVKIKYVIQSKLRDAVLTELATGSPGFDIAILPWPALIKELGEKGQLEPLNSVVDAYKGEIMENLLEPVKSGNTYYGVPIKAWAKPGIWYNVHVFKNNNLEPPKTLDELKQVCDVLKSKGIQPMASGAADKWPLSDIFEAVLIRVGGPELHQKLMKHEVKWTDPQVVEAFKILSDLLKQGCYGDPKVAIGEKWEAQVARLGKGEVAMYFMGNWINLMLQKEGYKPGVDYDLIPFPEINPNVDFAIVAGGDWIIIPKNAPHKEAALELAKWFAGPEYQKIMVEQKGYLAPNLKVPKSAYDPVDAKIIDMMAKYTVVPDLDDNVPSGFQPVIWNKLFELWANPDNYKQIAQELEQAAQQYYKS from the coding sequence ATGAAGCGTGGTGTTAGGAAATTTGCCCTGCTATTGAGCCTGTTTTTGTTAAGTGCTATAGTGGCTGGATGTATCTCCCAAAAAGAGGCAACTACACCGACAAGCCCCTCTCCCACAAGTTCCCCCACCTCACCAACGCAGACACAACAAAAGACTGTTGAGGTTATTGTATACGGTCAGTGGGGAGGAGTTGAGGGACAAAACTTCCAAAATGCTCTAAAGCAATATGAAAAGGAACATCCAAATGTTAAGATCAAGTACGTAATCCAATCAAAATTAAGAGATGCCGTTCTTACTGAGCTCGCAACTGGATCACCTGGTTTTGATATAGCAATTCTACCATGGCCTGCTTTGATAAAGGAGCTTGGAGAAAAAGGACAGCTTGAACCGCTGAACTCAGTGGTTGATGCATACAAGGGGGAGATAATGGAGAACCTCCTTGAGCCTGTTAAATCTGGAAACACCTACTATGGAGTTCCTATAAAGGCATGGGCTAAACCAGGTATATGGTACAACGTACATGTATTCAAGAACAACAACCTCGAACCACCAAAGACCTTGGATGAACTTAAACAAGTTTGCGACGTGCTAAAGAGTAAGGGCATTCAGCCAATGGCAAGCGGTGCCGCTGACAAATGGCCTTTAAGTGATATATTTGAGGCTGTCCTGATCAGAGTTGGTGGCCCAGAGCTTCACCAGAAGCTCATGAAGCACGAAGTGAAGTGGACAGATCCTCAGGTAGTTGAAGCATTTAAGATACTCAGCGACCTTCTCAAACAGGGTTGCTATGGTGATCCAAAGGTTGCAATTGGTGAAAAGTGGGAGGCACAAGTTGCAAGATTAGGAAAAGGAGAAGTTGCAATGTACTTCATGGGTAACTGGATTAACCTGATGCTTCAGAAAGAGGGTTACAAACCAGGTGTTGATTACGATTTAATTCCATTCCCAGAGATTAATCCAAATGTTGACTTCGCAATTGTGGCAGGTGGAGATTGGATAATCATTCCAAAGAACGCTCCTCACAAAGAAGCGGCACTTGAACTGGCAAAATGGTTTGCAGGCCCCGAATACCAGAAGATTATGGTCGAGCAGAAAGGCTACCTAGCTCCAAATCTCAAGGTTCCAAAGAGCGCTTATGATCCAGTAGATGCAAAGATCATCGACATGATGGCAAAGTACACCGTTGTGCCGGATTTGGATGATAACGTTCCTTCAGGATTCCAGCCTGTAATCTGGAACAAGCTGTTCGAACTCTGGGCTAACCCAGACAACTATAAGCAAATCGCTCAAGAGCTCGAACAGGCAGCTCAGCAGTACTACAAGTCGTGA
- the treT gene encoding trehalose synthase yields MFEVTKLRSKSIDTYSSVVGEETISRIKEKAEGLKGTSLVNVNSTAYGGGVAEILHNLIPLMRSLGIDARWFVIEGTDEFFKVTKSFHNALQGNKELKLTEEMKQLYLEINKRNSENFDPSLYDFVVIHDPQPAPLISFYDKRQPWIWRCHIDLSDPNPEFWGFLRQFVEKYDRYIFHMPEYAQSDLDKDRVIIMPPSIDPLSEKNIELKESEILKILEKFDVDPDRPKITQVARFDPWKGVFDVIEVYRKVKEKIPDVQLLLVSAMAHDDPEGWIYFEKVLRKIGEDYDVKILTNLIGVHAKEVNAFQRASDVVLQMSTREGFGLTVSEAMWKEKPIVGRAVGGIKLQVVDGRTGFLIKTVNEAAEKTVYLLKHPEIAKEMGKNAKERVKENFLITRHLERYLDLFNSFIQQ; encoded by the coding sequence ATGTTTGAAGTTACCAAGCTCAGAAGCAAGAGTATTGACACATATTCAAGTGTAGTTGGTGAGGAAACTATATCCAGAATAAAAGAAAAGGCAGAAGGACTCAAAGGAACGTCACTTGTCAATGTTAATTCCACAGCATATGGTGGAGGAGTCGCCGAGATACTTCACAACTTGATACCTTTGATGAGAAGCCTTGGAATTGATGCAAGATGGTTCGTGATTGAGGGAACTGATGAGTTTTTTAAAGTTACCAAGTCCTTTCACAATGCTCTCCAGGGAAACAAGGAGCTGAAGCTTACAGAGGAAATGAAGCAGCTATATCTTGAAATTAACAAGAGAAACTCTGAAAATTTTGATCCAAGTCTCTATGACTTTGTTGTTATCCATGATCCACAGCCTGCTCCGCTAATAAGCTTTTATGATAAAAGGCAGCCGTGGATATGGAGATGTCATATTGATCTGAGCGATCCAAATCCTGAATTCTGGGGCTTTTTAAGACAGTTTGTTGAAAAATATGACCGTTATATCTTCCATATGCCTGAATATGCACAGAGTGATCTTGATAAAGATAGAGTCATTATAATGCCCCCATCCATTGATCCGCTCAGCGAAAAAAACATTGAACTAAAAGAAAGTGAAATTTTAAAGATCTTGGAGAAGTTTGATGTAGATCCAGACAGACCAAAGATAACTCAAGTTGCAAGATTCGATCCATGGAAGGGAGTTTTCGACGTAATTGAGGTTTATAGGAAAGTCAAAGAAAAGATACCAGATGTTCAGCTTTTGCTTGTCAGTGCAATGGCACATGATGATCCTGAGGGATGGATATACTTTGAAAAAGTGCTTAGGAAAATCGGAGAAGATTATGACGTGAAGATACTGACGAATTTGATCGGTGTCCATGCTAAAGAGGTTAATGCATTTCAGAGAGCAAGTGACGTCGTTCTTCAGATGTCAACAAGGGAAGGATTTGGGTTAACCGTTAGTGAAGCCATGTGGAAGGAAAAACCAATTGTGGGTAGAGCAGTTGGCGGGATTAAGCTCCAAGTAGTTGATGGCAGGACGGGCTTTTTAATTAAGACAGTTAACGAAGCGGCTGAAAAGACTGTTTATTTGCTCAAACATCCAGAAATTGCAAAGGAAATGGGCAAAAATGCCAAGGAAAGAGTTAAGGAGAACTTCCTAATAACAAGACACTTAGAAAGGTATTTAGACCTTTTCAACTCATTTATTCAACAGTGA